One Hordeum vulgare subsp. vulgare chromosome 4H, MorexV3_pseudomolecules_assembly, whole genome shotgun sequence DNA window includes the following coding sequences:
- the LOC123449281 gene encoding peroxygenase-like — MATVALLVPPPAIARLPTLRSRHLGFLPRSCRPGSSRVTAAMSSSSSSSTDPSLATEAPQAAVTRERKLNPDLQEQLAKPYLARAMAAVDPSHPEGSKGRDTKGMSVLQQHAAFFDRNGDGVIYPWETFQSLRAIGLGSPSAFGTSILLHLVLTYPTQPGWMPSPLLSIHIKNIHRGKHGSDSETYDTEGRFEPAKFDAIFSKFGRTRPNALSEDEINAMLKHNRNMYDFLGWAAANLEWKLLHKVAKDKEGFLQREIVRGAFDGSLFERLQESKKSS; from the exons ATGGCGACCGTAGCGCTGCTCGTACCACCACCAGCTATCGCGAGGCTCCCCACCCTGCGCTCCCGTCACCTCGGCTTTCTCCCAAG ATCCTGCAGACCCGGCTCGTCTCGAGTAACCGCcgccatgtcgtcgtcgtcgtcgtcgtcgaccgaTCCGTCGCTGGCGACCGAGGCGCCCCAGGCGGCTGTCACCAGAGAGCGGAAGCTCAACCCCGACCTGCAGGAGCAGCTCGCCAAGCCAT ATCTGGCTCGAGCAATGGCGGCGGTTGACCCGAGCCACCCGGAGGGCAGCAAGGGGAGGGACACCAAGGGCATGAGCGTGCTCCAGCAGCACGCCGCCTTCTTCGACCGCAACGGCGACGGGGTAATCTACCCATGGGAGACCTTTCAAA GCCTGCGAGCGATCGGGCTTGGGTCCCCTTCAGCCTTCGGAACATCCATACTCCTCCACCTCGTCCTCACTTATCCTACTCAACCG GGGTGGATGCCTTCCCCTCTGCTTTCaatccatataaagaacatccaCAGGGGCAAGCATGGGAGCGATTCTGAGACGTATGACACTGAAGGGAG GTTTGAACCAGCAAAATTCGATGCTATATTCAGCAAGTTTGGCCGAACTCGGCCGAATGCTTTGTCAGAAGATGAGATTAACGCCATGCTTAAACACAACCGTAATATGTatgatttcctgggctg GGCCGCAGCCAACCTCGAATGGAAGTTGCTGCACAAGGTGGCAAAGGATAAAGAAGGCTTTTTGCAGCGAGAAATCGTGAGGGGCGCCTTCGATGGCAGCCTGTTCGAGCGCCTGCAGGAGAGCAAGAAATCTTCCTGA